A stretch of the Lactuca sativa cultivar Salinas chromosome 9, Lsat_Salinas_v11, whole genome shotgun sequence genome encodes the following:
- the LOC111919248 gene encoding GPI mannosyltransferase 1, translating into MLEGSMKALNFRSLIIFSAFLRVFLIVYGEWQDTHMEVRYTDVDYLVFSDAAALIVSGKSPYKRSTYRYSPLIAFLLTPNSFIHQSWGKFLFSASDLLVGCFIRKILKLRGVPENLCIYSVIVWLFNPFTFTIGTRGNCEPIVCAIILWVIICLMKGNLFQGAIWYGVVVHMRIYPIIYALPIVIILDPSHFKPNKKPIITNWNSKHPKTHLTLGPTKSFNPFSRSRILFSLTSASVFFLFTGIFFYLYEWEFLHEALLYHLTRTDPRHNFSIYFYHIYLNYERQFSVLEKLVSFLPQLMVQLLLVFRFAHDFSFCFFVQTVAFVAFNKVITAQYFVWFFCLLPLILPWTKMKLKWEGVFCVSFWIGAQLHWLFWGYMLEFKGKQVFLQLWAASLLFFAANTYVMITIILRHTYSPVFNLSQKTK; encoded by the exons ATG CTTGAAGGATCAATGAAAGCTTTGAATTTTCGTTCCCTTATAATTTTCTCAGCCTTTCTACGTGTCTTCTTAATTGTCTATGGAGAATGGCAAGATACTCATATGGAAGTTAGGTATACAGATGTTGATTACCTTGTTTTCTCAGATGCTGCTGCTTTAATAGTTTCTGGAAAATCCCCTTACAAAAGATCCACATATCGTTACTCTCCTTTGATCGCATTTCTTCTCACACCAAATTCCTTTATTCATCAATCATGGGGAAAGTTTCTCTTTTCTGCTTCag ATTTACTTGTGGGGTGCTTTATACGTAAGATTCTAAAGCTTCGTGGAGTGCCTGAAAATTTATGCATTTACTCTGTAATTGTTTGGCTTTTCAACCCTTTCACTTTCACAATTGGAACACGTGGCAACTGTGAGCCTATTGTTTGTGCCATTATCTTATGGGTCATTATTTGTCTTATGAAAG GTAATCTTTTTCAAGGTGCAATTTGGTATGGGGTTGTTGTACACATGAGAATCTACCCGATAATTTATGCCCTTCCAATTGTCATAATTCTTGATCCTTCCCATTTCAAGCCCAATAAAAAGCCCATTATCACAAATTGGAATTCAAAACACCCCAAAACACATCTCACTTTGGGCCCCACCAAATCTTTCAATCCCTTTTCAAGATCAAGAATCTTGTTTTCGCTGACGTCAGCATCCGTATTCTTCCTTTTCACGGGAATATTCTTTTATTTATACGAATGGGAGTTCCTACATGAGGCCTTGTTGTACCATTTAACACGAACGGATCCTAGACataatttttccatttatttttatcatatttatttgaattatgAACGCCAattttcggttttggaaaaactCGTCTCCTTTTTGCCTCAGTTGATGGTGCAGCTTCTTCTGGTGTTCCGCTTTGCGCATGATTTTTCCTTCTGTTTCTTTGTTCAGACTGTTGCCTTTGTTGCATTTAATAAG GTGATAACAGCTCAGTATTTTGTGTGGTTCTTCTGTCTGTTGCCATTGATACTGCCATGGACAAAAATGAAGCTCAAATGGGAAGGTGTTTTCTGTGTATCCTTTTGGATTGGAGCTCAACTTCATTGGCTGTTTTGGGGTTATATGCTTGAGTTCAAGGGCAAACAAGTCTTTTTACAGCTTTGGGCAGCAAGCTTATTGTTCTTTGCTGCCAACACTTATGTCATGATCACTATCATCCTCCGACACACGTATTCTCCTGTTTTTAACCTCTCACAGAAAACAAAGTGA
- the LOC111919249 gene encoding probable plastid-lipid-associated protein 4, chloroplastic: MGHQISPPLPLTANFPLLQRSSCFIDNLVFLSSPIKHRSTYSSPRRSSLSYHKPSCHRIEKNARLQRARVSFFQSTKSDGFENNLKQELLETIAPLDRGADATLEQQERVDQIARKLEAVNKVNEPLKSELVNGKWELLYTTSQSILQTKRPKILRANGKIYQAINVDTLRAQNMETWPFFNQATANLVPLNARRVAVKFDAFKVLGLIPIRARGSGRGQLEITYLDEELRISRGNEGNLFILRMVDRTYKVPL, encoded by the exons ATGGGTCACCAGATTTCACCTCCACTGCCATTAACAGCAAACTTCCCCCTTCTTCAACGTTCTTCTTGTTTCATTGACAATCTCGTTTTCCTTTCATCACCCATCAAACACAGATCAACTTACTCATCACCCAGAAGATCGTCGTTATCCTACCACAAACCCTCATGCCATCGAATTGAGAAGAACGCGAGATTACAGAGagccagggtttctttctttcAGTCGACGAAAAGTGATGGGTTTGAGAACAACCTTAAACAGGAGCTTCTTGAGACTATAGCCCCACTCGATCGTGGCGCCGATGCTACTCTTGAACAACAGGAGCGCGTTGATCAG ATTGCACGTAAACTTGAAGCAGTGAATAAGGTGAATGAGCCACTTAAATCTGAATTGGTAAATGGAAAATGGGAGCTTCTATACACAACATCTCAATCAATCTTGCAAACAAAG agaCCTAAAATCTTAAGAGCAAATGGAAAGATTTACCAGGCAATCAATGTGGACACTCTCAGAGCACAAAATATGGAAACTTGGCCATTCTTTAACCAG GCTACTGCTAATTTAGTTCCTCTTAATGCAAGAAGGGTTGCAGTCAAGTTTGATGCTTTTAAAGTGTTGGGATTG ATACCTATAAGAGCTCGTGGAAGTGGTCGTGGTCAATTGGAAATAACATATTTGGATGAAGAATTAag AATATCAAGAGGCAATGAAGGAAATTTGTTCATATTGAGGATGGTGGATCGAACCTATAAAGTCcctctttaa
- the LOC111919251 gene encoding probable plastid-lipid-associated protein 4, chloroplastic has translation MALSTPSTAVNTTTHQLPKLFHSHSSVSTITFPAKLTTTHHLFSATPISKWRTNVSFLTSFLNKPKDAKPIKEELLDAIAPLERGAEASAEDQQTIEEIVQKLEAANPTKEPLKSPLLDGKWELIYTTSQSILQTKRPKFLRSRVNYQAINVDTLRAQNMESFPTFNQVTADLTPVNSKKVAVKFDYFKIVGLIPVKAPDSARGSLEITYLDEELRVSRGDKGNLFVLKMIDPSYRIPT, from the exons ATGGCCTTATCCACTCCCTCAACCGCCGTCAACACCACCACACACCAACTCCCTAAACTCTTCCACTCTCATTCCTCCGTCTCCACCATAACTTTTCCGGCCAAactcaccaccacccaccacctctTTTCAGCTACACCCATCTCAAAATGGAGGACCAATGTTTCTTTTCTAACCTCTTTCTTGAACAAACCCAAAGATGCCAAACCCATCAAAGAAGAGCTTCTTGACGCCATTGCTCCCCTTGAACGTGGCGCTGAAGCTTCCGCTGAAGACCAACAGACAATCGAGGAG ATAGTTCAAAAACTTGAAGCAGCAAATCCAACAAAAGAGCCTCTCAAGTCTCCCTTACTAGATGGAAAATGGGAACTCATATACACCACTTCACAATCCATTCTACAAACTAAG agACCCAAGTTCCTTAGGTCACGTGTAAACTATCAAGCGATCAATGTAGACACACTCAGAGCTCAAAATATGGAATCGTTTCCTACCTTTAACCAG GTAACAGCGGATCTAACGCCAGTGAACTCCAAAAAGGTGGCAGTGAAATTTGATTACTTCAAGATTGTGGGATTG ATACCGGTTAAAGCGCCCGATTCAGCTCGAGGTTCACTTGAGATAACATATTTGGATGAAGAATTGAG GGTCTCAAGGGGCGATAAGGGAAACTTGTTTGTTTTAAAGATGATTGATCCTTCTTATCGAATCCCCACATGA